One window from the genome of Montipora foliosa isolate CH-2021 chromosome 5, ASM3666993v2, whole genome shotgun sequence encodes:
- the LOC138004594 gene encoding uncharacterized protein, giving the protein MMEKVAIGGDISEAFDIKHGVELGCVLAPAPFTLYLAAVLETMGSKLTRDDSALVSLDPEDMQEIVDRFSAAASHFGFKINVAKTELLYHHQPDERTAEDTQPSILVNGVALKTTESFTYLGNTVTATNSLDLAGRRPKDPSSYKSLWCSIQASLVTP; this is encoded by the exons ATGATGGAAAAAGTGGCAATCGGAGGGGATATCAGTGAGGCGTTTGACATCAAGCACGGTGTGGAACTAGGATGTGTCCTGGCTCCGGCACCTTTTACTCTCTATCTCGCTGCAGTCCTGGAAACCATGGGAAGCAAGCTGACCAGAG ATGACTCAGCATTGGTTTCCCTTGACCCAGAAGATATGCAAGAAATTGTTGACCGTTTCTCTGCAGCCGCAAGTCACTTTGGGTTCAAAATCAACGTAGCCAAGACAGAACTCCTCTACCACCACCAACCTGATGAGAGGACTGCTGAAGACACGCAGCCGAGCATACTGGTCAATGGAGTGGCGCTGAAAACCACCGAATCCTTTACCTACCTTGGCAATACAGTAACTGCTACAAACTCATTAGACCTGGCCGGAAGAAGACCGAAGGATCCAAGCAGCTACAAAAGCCTATGGTGCTCTATACAAGCGTCTCTAGTCACGCCATGA